DNA from Solenopsis invicta isolate M01_SB chromosome 4, UNIL_Sinv_3.0, whole genome shotgun sequence:
GCGAGACTCGAATTACTgtgtaaaaatacatttgcatTTTTGGTCCtatacttaattaaatattgtagactatttgcattatttttacaattgttacaccataaaaaataaaatgtaatgtgaGGTAATATATACAGCAGTcattaataattgcatttatacaaattataaatatcaaatcatCACGATACCCTAGTATACTTATCTGAGAGTAGAAATTCTTCCAAATtgcaaaactttaaatttataaggGAACACTACAATATGGTCCCcatagattttaatattatttgtatgaataattcttaatataaatttttattaagcaaaAGGAAAAAGCGCGCATCTCaagtgtttttgaaaaaatcggagttaaaaaaaatataaataataaattattaaattatattttaatagagaACCGATTTCGACCGATGTATGAAGACACAAAATAAACAATTGAAATGCTTTATCGgttgtagctagatcttagtgctaatatttattacgtaattttatatacgttttatataccttttaaaTCTACGAAACTATGCgctgaataaatttttggtcttaaaacacagttctacgttgaacaagaaatagtaatatcacattattacagtcaatttaataattaaataatgctaATAAGCATTTAATTTGGCAATAATGCCCATGAAAATTCTTTCCTCCTCAAGAAACTAGAtagaatttgttgcaaaaaataacacctcaatattattaaaatctgaaGGGTTCACGCCATAGTATCTCCttgttaataatgtaattgtatgAACATAAATAAATGCAACGAGACTCGGAGGGGAAACAACGAGTAATCCgcgattatatataatattatgctgtaataatatctaatattatgCTGTATGAATTCGATtcttttgaattatatatttatatctcagTTTTATCTTTAGGATTGAGAACCTTTGAATCTTCCTGCTTCATACTCGCATACTCTGAGTCTAGAGCAGCATGCTGATCCATAGAAATCGTCTTCATGATTCTCTGTTCGGACAAATAGAGATTTGTGTTGATCAGAGGCACTTCAGTTGTACTCTGTTTATTTACTCTTTTTTCAAATTCCGTTTCTGCCTCTGATTTTTTCGAACTTTCCCGCAATTTCTTCGAACAGGTCTCGCTATCCGCATCGCCGACGTCTTTGTCAAGAGTTTCAGACTTCTCAGCTAAATGATCGTCGTTGATTCTCGTTTCGTTTGTGTTTATTTCTCGGTCGACATCTCTCTTCTCACGTTCGTTATTTTCTAGAATATCTCGGTGTATAGCGAGAACCTCGCtcttattcaacgatgaaacgatTACCTTGTCCAATTTTGATTGATTCATCATTTTTAACGCTATAGGTACGGAATATTTATCATCGTACTTTCCTTGTAATTTGTCCGATGTGTTCGCAACTTCATTCGTAAGAATCGctctcttctcttccttctgGCGATTATTATTCTCTTTAGCAAGTTCCTCTTCTATAACTGTCTTTTGTAAAATTCCTTTcgataagaaatttaaaatagggCCCTTCATATTTTCCGAATTGTTAAATTCTGTTTCTTCTACTTTTGTCTTGTCCTGATTTTCTCTCTGTAATGATTTCTCGGGTGTTTCTCGATCAACGATTGCCTCTTTAACAGACAGAAATTTATCTGGAGtattttctgatattttctGTGATTCTTCTACATTCTTATTTTGAGAAATTTCGTAAAGCAaaggtaattttttttcgttctcTTCAACTTCGAtgtctatattattattatcatcatgaGACTgttgctttttatttaattgtattttgtcTGCATTACTCAATTCAGCCCCTTTTAAAGGATCCTTATTACTTTTTTCGATGATAATTTCATCCATAgcctttttatcattttcttcaatttttttactattatctTTGCTCTCTGGCAGAACATTTTCCTTCAAGTCAATTTGtacattttcattcttttttagtATCTCGCCTTTTGCcattctctgtttctctctctcaaaTTCCTGCTTTTGTTCTTTGATATCCTTCAGAATCTCCTTTTGCTCCTGCATCATCTGTCGTTGCTCTAGTTTATGTTTCTCTAATGTTTTTCTGAGTTCCTCGTGTCGTTCGGCGGCTCTGGCATTAGCGATATCCCCATCAGCTGCCAACTCCGactccaatttttttattgcatccaAATTAATGAGATTATCGTTCTTCTGCAAGTCCATGGATTGCTCCTTTtcctcaattatttttatcttttcttccgCCTTCAAAGTAATGGATTCATCGATTTTAGCGTTATCAGTATTCAGGACAATCTGTGCTGCTTGcgcatttaaattattgttttttatttcaactatattttttatttctggcACAAGAGAGTCTACTGctattttatcagatttttcGACATTTGGCTTCTCGCTGACGATCATACGCTCAACGGGTATTGGCGGTTCCTGTCGAACATCTTTCATTTTCAGATCCAACGTTTTGTCGGGAATATTTATTTCGggcatttgattaattttgtctataacaTAGCATAAAATTAAgagaatgtaatataaaaaataacaaatgtgacaaaataaatttaaataactgtaTACCTTTTGCTCTGGGAATGAGTTCCAGACTGTTGGAAAGATCGGGAATGATATGTAAGTCGTCCTTAATTATACTTAAcggtaaattattaatttggcCGAGCGGCTTATTGGTCACCGCCAATTTTGCGTTTGTTGACTCCTCCATAGCATACAAATTGGCGTACGTACCGAGGATCATGATCCAAACACCGATGATTAAAATGGTCTAGggcaaaagataaaaaaatatgctgtATACAAAGTTAAgagaaaagaaatgtaaaattgaaattggTTTTACCTGCGCTATTAGTCTTTCATTGGTATTTTTACTGCTGATAGATATGAAGAATACTGTCGGGAATATCAAGCAAATCATCACACCGATTGTCGATCCTACGATACCGAGAACGAATTCTATATTTGGTACTAGAATACCAATAATCAAAGAGATGCTGACTATCACAATAGTGAGACATCGAAACCTGATTTCTGGCAAATAATTGACAGACGGTTCATGGGTGTACACCTAgcatagtaataaaaaatgaattacaaCACAATATACAACACCATATACTTTTGTATCTACACACAGAAACAAGACAAACATATAGaacttatttcattttttttttacatctatatAAGTTCATATATccataaaaatctttataaatatcattataaacagcaaatttattcaaaacatatttgaagttttaataaattttataatttaaaatttaaaacaaaaattcgatttgcttattattcttactatgataaaatttttgtatttttcgtaagaatacaaattctttttttaaatacatacaatattcttttttaatttgtagtgagtatattttaagactaatttcaagaaaatcttctttaaaaattactttaaaaaaaagtaaattgaataatcatttttcttaGCAGTAGAATGTCTTTTGTAGATTTGTCTGGAGCATACATACCCGGCGAAATAAAAGAGAATTCAAGCTTGCACGACACGGAAATATGACTAGAGGAAAACTAAATGCAACCGAGAACACGAATCCCAGTTTAATCAATTCTGACGTTATGCTAGGTTCAAAACTCAGTAAAATATTTCctgtaatataataatgataagagcgatagtaaaataatataacgataCGATATTATAAGCTGTTTATTGTAAGGTACAGCGTTTAACAGTTCTGCCGAATTACCTGTGAACGGTTGGGTACAGAATGCAATGTAACCAAACAAGCCAACGCACATATATacaattgtacatatatttaacgCTCCCCGTACAACATCGTTCATCTTCTCTAAGGATACATTCGGAATGGTTTCGTATATTTCAAACAGCTGCGTCTGACAGAAAAGGGCCATGGCGAATATCGGCAAGCATTGGAGGATACCGGCTGGTCTCCAATAATTAACACTGTTAAACCAGTCTCCCATGAAAATATGTAGGGCCGATTCGCCCATGACCTATCAATTGGAAAGAAGAAAGTATATCAATTATGCATCTTAAATAAGCATGATCCACtctttgacaaaaataattctgCACATGTCTGGACTGTCAATCTTTGAATTATAACTTTGtggaacaaaaattatacaacaatCTTCCTGAGGTCATTTTAAAAAGCAAAGCCTTTATTTTAAAACGATTTCGAGAAAATTATTgtatgattttcaatattatatctaCATAGATTTTCATATTGTTTGTATCAAGATTATATTTACATGAACCTTTTCCATATAGACAATGCAAgcgatgtaaattattataaattggataacaGAATACAGAGTAATTAAGTTACAAGATTGTCATTATAACTTTtcttagtattaataaaaatatataatattacaaatttaaaacacAGAATGTAATTTTCATTATGTCTAATAAAATCTTCTAATTCAGAAATTGTTCATATATAAAACGTAGTTTACATTGTATAtgcataatgtaaaatatttatattttacatgtaaatgaCTTAGTTATAATAGTTCAAAGTTCAATAGTCTAGAtctgtgtttttttattaaagcgtttttttttataaataaattgtaatttgcatTTATACCTTTAACACAAGACAAACATAGAAGACAATGGTGGCGGTACAAATGCTAGCCAAACTGTCGATATTTCGAAGTAATCCCAGGGGCAGGACTATAAAGACACTAGTAAAAATTAACAGACTGGTACGAATGTCCGCTGGATTCTTGCTCATCATCTTGCAGATTATTTGTGGCCCCAGATCGCCAACGACGACAAAGTAGGCAATGCATGTGCCCAGCATGAAACCAATGATGAATAGCTCTACCAGGAATTTTCCCATATGGCCGAGCGCATGAAAAGCAAGCAGTTCGAAGTTACGTCTTCTGGATATCACAGCCGATTTGATGAGAAAGTGACAGGCCAATCGGGATAAGATGCTGCACAGAAGCAGCACCAAAACGGCCAACACTATGCCACACTGCTTGAAGCAGAAGGGCATTGCCAGAACGCTCACGCCAATGATGCTGTTGGCGAGGGTCATTACGTGTGACATTTGGGATATCATTTTGGAGACCAAACTTGCCCGTTCTGTGTTGTAGCCTTTCCTTATCCGTAGTGTATTTCACATCTTATCGAACCTCTGCAATCAGGAATGACTTGTTAGTGTTAATAGAAGTCGCTCATTATTAACAACACAATGAGCATCTTGGGGCATttgttattgtacatttttttaaaataaacgtcCTGAACCTccttaaaagaaatttctcttCCTTGAACATCAGGTTGATTGACATCtagtttattacaatatttaaacacaatttttaatatactatatAGATACTTTCTAAAGATGTTAAAGAATATGTAAgtcacttaataatttttattatttccaaataTGATGAAAATTAATAGATGGACACAACCCATAATATGTAGTAAAGGTCTAGGAAGCAAAGATGTGTAGTAAATGTGACCAGACGTTTCGCTTTCGCGGCGATTGCTATCctaataaacatattaaatatcgTGAACCTTTAATAAAAAGGTTTTACCgagaagtaattaaattttgacaaaCTGTGGTGGTaaaccaaatatttaaataacgatGAGGTTAtccattattaaattagaaaatatctgGTCACATCTGGTTATTAATTTGCCAAAGCGTCTTACTGTTGAAAAACATTGCCGCTATTCCTTAGCGTGCAAAACTGATTTCACATCATTTCACATGCGAGTAACTACGCggcattaatttttctttcctgtGAATCTGGTGAGGTTAAGCCCGGTCGATACGGTCGCTACACACGTAGAATTATTTTGTACgaattatgttaaaattcttatcatttttttccaatatcgcGTTATACGTCATACTTTGATGACGAATCGAACCAACAACAGGAAATTGTGTCAAGACGCCGGCTTCTTAGGAACCACTAACACCATCACTACTTTGAATTTCGTCATTTAGCATGAACAACAATACATAAGAGATACCTGTACCATATgcctgtacatatatatgtgtatgcacgtgtaaaatatttattatgaaatgctacttaatttttttttacattaacactactttaaatgaaaatttacccatataattaaaaatttgttatatgttTTTTCTACTGTAGGTTGTATAGTAAGAATAACAACATGAACTAATcttcaatgtaaaaaaatcttattaaatattaagttattaaaaattttaataacaaaaactgtgGTAAACTTGAATTAATCTTTGGCTAAAAATTCAtctaaatgttattataaaaaatttaatgacaaaaattgtgctaaacttaaattaatatttgagtaaaaatttttactcagtTGCTAttttaagctatcaaaattttaataacaaaatgtgttaaatttaaattaatgcttggttaaaaattcaattaaatgttatctaaaactattaaaagtttaacaaaaacttaattgtactaaatttgaattaacATTTGAGTGAAAATTCATCTAtaacaagtaaataaaataaatcaatttatatataattatttactaaaaagcAATTAATAGAACTGGATGTTTTGGGATTCTTCAGAGCCTATACTTCTTCCAAATTTCTAAGAACAGCTGACTTCACagaaatacatatatagatttctttattttttattataaatatttaaaaacgtcCATATGTGTATTCTTATGCGTggacataaatatttaatacttgatCTATATCTCGATTTGACTTACATGAGACATAATGCAAGAATCCTTTTAAATCTGCTTTTATGTCTGATGTCAATCAGTCGCACATTACGGATTATTACAAGTTATTCAAAATCGACAACGGCCGCTGATTCGACCTGATTGAGTACTCTGACAtcacaaaaggaaaaaaaaggacaaattttatgtacataaatttataaatacgcaATTATTGCTTTTGCACGAAAATCTGAGAATACGCAAGAATTTAGTCTGAagacaaattttgtaataaaatttttttgttacagcaAGATCGATTCGATCTTTGGAATGGCATCgcgattttgaattttttctttaGAGATCAATACGGATGCcacatgaataattattttcatattttttttatatctatgtataaatTAAGATAAGTTTTGCCTAGGATACGTTTAAAAGTctacaattacattttaaattgattacatAATTCCTCAACTGCCCTAACTTTACCGCACTTTATTTCGTTTCTCTCTTGTGTATACAttactcaaaaatattaagatatttattccTTTCTTAGCACCTTTAGTTTATCTGGTCAGAATTGGGCGTGGGAATTAACTTGTAACAAGTTCTTGCTAGAAAATCCAACACAATGAAATAGACTTGTGTCTATAAACTTTTAATGTTGAACTACAATCTCCTGTAGTCTTTGCACTCTAAAATATGTTACAAGCTAATTATATTCATCGAATAAATTACCAGATAAATTAAAGGGTCAAAAGAACATCTGCTAATTTTTCGAGTAATGTAAGACATATTTTACACTTTCATAAAGAACATTATGATTACAATATTGTTATTGCATGCAAGGATTAATTCCTTTCAAgattaatttgcatattatgTACA
Protein-coding regions in this window:
- the LOC105194880 gene encoding putative sodium-coupled neutral amino acid transporter 10 produces the protein MISQMSHVMTLANSIIGVSVLAMPFCFKQCGIVLAVLVLLLCSILSRLACHFLIKSAVISRRRNFELLAFHALGHMGKFLVELFIIGFMLGTCIAYFVVVGDLGPQIICKMMSKNPADIRTSLLIFTSVFIVLPLGLLRNIDSLASICTATIVFYVCLVLKVMGESALHIFMGDWFNSVNYWRPAGILQCLPIFAMALFCQTQLFEIYETIPNVSLEKMNDVVRGALNICTIVYMCVGLFGYIAFCTQPFTGNILLSFEPSITSELIKLGFVFSVAFSFPLVIFPCRASLNSLLFRRVYTHEPSVNYLPEIRFRCLTIVIVSISLIIGILVPNIEFVLGIVGSTIGVMICLIFPTVFFISISSKNTNERLIAQTILIIGVWIMILGTYANLYAMEESTNAKLAVTNKPLGQINNLPLSIIKDDLHIIPDLSNSLELIPRAKDKINQMPEINIPDKTLDLKMKDVRQEPPIPVERMIVSEKPNVEKSDKIAVDSLVPEIKNIVEIKNNNLNAQAAQIVLNTDNAKIDESITLKAEEKIKIIEEKEQSMDLQKNDNLINLDAIKKLESELAADGDIANARAAERHEELRKTLEKHKLEQRQMMQEQKEILKDIKEQKQEFEREKQRMAKGEILKKNENVQIDLKENVLPESKDNSKKIEENDKKAMDEIIIEKSNKDPLKGAELSNADKIQLNKKQQSHDDNNNIDIEVEENEKKLPLLYEISQNKNVEESQKISENTPDKFLSVKEAIVDRETPEKSLQRENQDKTKVEETEFNNSENMKGPILNFLSKGILQKTVIEEELAKENNNRQKEEKRAILTNEVANTSDKLQGKYDDKYSVPIALKMMNQSKLDKVIVSSLNKSEVLAIHRDILENNEREKRDVDREINTNETRINDDHLAEKSETLDKDVGDADSETCSKKLRESSKKSEAETEFEKRVNKQSTTEVPLINTNLYLSEQRIMKTISMDQHAALDSEYASMKQEDSKVLNPKDKTEI